GCCCGTGCCCACCCCCTCCCCCCTCTGGGGGGAGGGCGGGGGAGGGGGGTGTAGCTATTCCCCCCTCCCTCCGGGAGCGACGCGCCGACGGGGTCAAGGGTGAGGACTTCCGCCCAGCCCTTGTCCCTTTGGAGTTGAACAATACAACTATCCAAGCGAGCGGATAGGCGCCGATGCCCGTCGGGTTTAGAGTCGAGCTGCCGATCTACGAGGGGCCCATGGAGCTCCTCGTCGAGCTCGTCGAGCGCCAGGAAGTCGAGCTGGCCCAGGTGGACGTGGCGCTGGTCTGCGACGAGTTCCTGACCTACGTGGGCCGGGCGGGCGAGCTGGAGCTGGACCTGGCGGGCGAGTTCCTGGTCATGGCGGCGACGCTGGTGGAGCTGAAGGCCCGGCTCCTCTTCCCCCGGACGCCGGGCGATGTCGGCGAGAGCCGGGACGCCGCCTCGGACCTCCTGGAACAGATCGCCCTCTACAAGCGCTTCAAGGACCTGGCCGCGACGCTGCGGGAGATGGAGGCCGCCCAGCTCGAGCTCTTCCCGCGCGGCGCGCCGGCCGATTTCGCCGCCCTCCGCCGC
This genomic window from bacterium contains:
- a CDS encoding segregation/condensation protein A, whose translation is MPVGFRVELPIYEGPMELLVELVERQEVELAQVDVALVCDEFLTYVGRAGELELDLAGEFLVMAATLVELKARLLFPRTPGDVGESRDAASDLLEQIALYKRFKDLAATLREMEAAQLELFPRGAPADFAALRRPLESSEDLVLLVEAYGRLVPTDMDEGFLAEEKVTIAERMEELQTVLLERGRVSLGELIPDRRRREYVVVTFLALLELVRLKRVRLAQAEPYLRLWIVPPDEAPS